A segment of the Bacillus pseudomycoides genome:
GACACCTTGAAGTTCAATATGATGAACTTCTTCCGTTTTACGATCGATGTAAGAAATACCGTTCACTGTGTCAGTACCAGTAATTTCTTTCGTTTGAACGTTCTTTAGAACAGTTACGTTAGGTAAGCTGTAAAGACGTTCTTGCAAGACAGCATCAGCCTTTAATTCTGGCATGAACTCAAGAACAGTTACGTGTTTTACGATACCTGCTAAGTCGATTGCTGCTTCAATACCAGAGTTACCACCGCCGATAACTGCTACGTGTTTTCCAGTGAATAATGGACCGTCACAGTGAGGGCAGTATGCTACACCTTTGTTTTTGAACTCAGCTTCACCCGGTACGCCAACATTGCGCCAACGAGCACCTGTTGAAACGATTACGCTTTTACTTTTTAGAACAGCGCCGTTTTCAAGTTCCACTTCGATAAGTTCTTTCTTTTCTAAACGTTTTGCACGTTGTAGATTCATTACATCAATGTCATACTCTTTTACGTGTTCTTCAAGGCTTGCTACTAGTTTAGGACCTTCAGTGCGTTTTACGCTGATGAAGTTCTCAATGCCCATAGTATCCATTACTTGACCACCGAAGCGCTCAGCAATAATACCTGTACGGATGCCTTTACGTGCTGCGTAAATTGCTGCACTTGCACCAGCTGGGCCACCACCAACAACAAGAACATCGTATGGATCTTTATCAGCAAACTCTGATGCATCAGGACCGTTACCCATCTTAGCAAGAATTTCTTCAAGTGTCATACGACCACTACCGAAAGATTCGCCATTTAGGTAAACAGTTGGTACTGCCATGATGTCTTTGCTTTCTACTTCTTCTTTGAATGCAGCGCCGTCAATCATAGTATGTGTAATACCAGGATTAAGAACGCTCATTACGTTAAGTGCTTGTACAACATCTGGGCAGTTATGACAGCTTAAGCTGATATAAGATTCAAAATGATAGTCACCTTGAATATTTTTAATTTGATCGATTACTTTTTGTTCAACTTTTGGAGCACGTCCACTTACTTGCAGTAAAGCTAACACTAATGAAGTAAATTCGTGTCCTAAAGGAATACCAGCGAAAGTTACTCCAGTGTCTTCACCGATGCGATTTACGCTAAAGCTTGGTGTTCTCTCCAGTTCTACTTTTTCTACTGTAATCTTAGATGACATAGTAGCTAATTCATCCACTAGAGCTAACATATCTTTAGATACGTCATCGGATCCTGCACTAACTTTAAGTAAGATATCGTTCTCCATTAATTGAAGGTATTGGGCTAATTGTGTTTTTATGTCTGCATCTAGTATCATTTTGATCGCGCTCCTTAGATTTTACCTACAAGGTCAAGGCTTGGTTTAAGTGTTGCAGCGCCTTCTTTCCATTTAGCTGGGCAAACTTCACCTGGATTGTTGCGAACGTATTGTGCTGCTTTAATTTTGTTAACAAGGATGCTTGCATCGCGGCCGATACCGTCTGCATTGATTTCCATAGATTGGATAACGCCGTCTGGGTCAATGATGAATGTACCACGAGCAGCAAGACCTTCTTCTTCAACTAAAACATTGAAGTTGCTAGTGATTGTGCGAGTAGGGTCACCAATCATAATGTATTCGATTTTGCCGATAGTTTCTGAGCTATCATGCCATGCTTTATGTGTGAAGTGAGTGTCTGTAGATACAGAGTATACTTCAACGCCTAGTTCTTTTAGAGTAGCGTATTGGTTTTGTAAATCTTCAAGTTCAGTTGGACATACGAATGTGAAGTCTGCTGGGTAGAAGCAAACTACGCTCCATTTTCCTTTGAAACTTTCGTCAGTAACTTGGATAAATTCTCCATTATGGTAAGCATTCGCTTTAAACGGTTGTACTTCTGTTCCGATTAATAACATATTACAATTCCTCCTAAGTATTGGTTTTGAACAACATATATTAGCTTGCTCATAAAATAAAGCTTTTAATTAACTATAATAATTCTAATTCAATATTAATTATTATATAAAATCTGTTATTTTGTCAAGAGAAATGTACAACTTTATTGAAAATAATTATCAATTGTTTTAGGAATATAAGGTTCTTTCCATTAAAATAGATGTGGTACTGGTAAAATTTATTGTTTCCTTTCATTCTATTATAGTAGAAGATACCATCAATAACTCTAATTATAATTTGAATATTCTTTGAAATTTCAAGATAGTTTTTTTCTATGACTTGTTTCATAACACTTTTTCTTTCGTTAGATAATAAGAATATGATTATGTACATTGTAATGATGAAATAAACAATTCCAAAGAATCCATGGAATTTAGAAATCCTTTATTGTAGTGTTGG
Coding sequences within it:
- the ahpF gene encoding alkyl hydroperoxide reductase subunit F is translated as MILDADIKTQLAQYLQLMENDILLKVSAGSDDVSKDMLALVDELATMSSKITVEKVELERTPSFSVNRIGEDTGVTFAGIPLGHEFTSLVLALLQVSGRAPKVEQKVIDQIKNIQGDYHFESYISLSCHNCPDVVQALNVMSVLNPGITHTMIDGAAFKEEVESKDIMAVPTVYLNGESFGSGRMTLEEILAKMGNGPDASEFADKDPYDVLVVGGGPAGASAAIYAARKGIRTGIIAERFGGQVMDTMGIENFISVKRTEGPKLVASLEEHVKEYDIDVMNLQRAKRLEKKELIEVELENGAVLKSKSVIVSTGARWRNVGVPGEAEFKNKGVAYCPHCDGPLFTGKHVAVIGGGNSGIEAAIDLAGIVKHVTVLEFMPELKADAVLQERLYSLPNVTVLKNVQTKEITGTDTVNGISYIDRKTEEVHHIELQGVFVQIGLVPNTDWLGDTVERNRGEIVIDKHGATNVPGVFAAGDCTNNPYKQIIISMGSGANAALGAFDYLIRN
- the ahpC gene encoding alkyl hydroperoxide reductase subunit C, whose amino-acid sequence is MLLIGTEVQPFKANAYHNGEFIQVTDESFKGKWSVVCFYPADFTFVCPTELEDLQNQYATLKELGVEVYSVSTDTHFTHKAWHDSSETIGKIEYIMIGDPTRTITSNFNVLVEEEGLAARGTFIIDPDGVIQSMEINADGIGRDASILVNKIKAAQYVRNNPGEVCPAKWKEGAATLKPSLDLVGKI